Proteins encoded together in one Entelurus aequoreus isolate RoL-2023_Sb linkage group LG20, RoL_Eaeq_v1.1, whole genome shotgun sequence window:
- the LOC133635571 gene encoding UBAP1-MVB12-associated (UMA)-domain containing protein 1-like, producing the protein MLSFLGLRKDSKKQTEKEADGGFVIIGETVEEQKRKMQSMKITQPSTNVIVLPPKSCPDHVSTSTAPLTPAVSSVVEAASPVPDLLGDVPFTLSPGVQAMQTALSYIPDVLLSKDMNSKLAYFHYDFTLEKAVLQNA; encoded by the exons ATGTTGTCTTTCTTGGGTTTGCGTAAAGACTCAAAGAAGCAAACGGAGAAGGAAGCTGATGGCGGCTTTGTTATCATTG GAGAAACGGTGGAAGAGCAGAAGAGGAAGATGCAGTCAATGAAGATCACACAACCTTCCACAAATGTCATCGTCCTGCCACCAAAG TCGTGTCCAGATCACGTTTCTACGTCCACCGCCCCCCTGACACCTGCTGTGTCGTCTGTGGTGGAGGCCGCCTCACCTGTACCGGACCTCCTTGGAGACGTCCCCTTCACTTTGTCCCCAGGAGTCCAAGCCATGCAGACGGCATTGTCTTACATTCCTGATGTGCTGCTGTCCAAAGACATGAACTCCAAACTGGCATATTTCCATTATGACTTCACTTTAGAAAAGGCAGTTCTTCAAAATGCATAA
- the LOC133635919 gene encoding replication protein A 14 kDa subunit-like, which produces MILQLSPLMLTSKMSTLLDLPKPRINCSMLSNYINKPVCVAGRVEKVHQSGKSFTLADGEGQTTTVELNDPLEEELCGIVEVLGMVSNKGAVMATTFNMLRDEKGLIPFDLEVYNEAVKMIHDFPQFYPFQVATNG; this is translated from the exons ATGATTCTGCAGTTGTCGCCATTAATGCTAACCAGCAAGATGTCGACACTACTGGACCTCCCAAAGCCTCGAATTAACTGCTCTATGTTGTCCAACTATATCAACAAACCGGTGTGCGTTGCCGGGCGTGTTGAAAAG GTGCACCAAAGTGGAAAAAGCTTCACTCTTGCTGACGGAGAAGGACAAACTACTACAGTTGAGCTAAATGACCCC CTTGAAGAAGAGCTGTGTGGAATTGTGGAGGTTCTTGGAATGGTGTCCAACAAGGGAGCTGTGATGGCCACCACCTTCAACATGCTGCGAGATGAAAAGGGGCTTATTCCTTTTG ACTTGGAAGTGTACAATGAAGCTGTGAAGATGATCCATGACTTCCCTCAGTTTTATCCTTTTCAAGTGGCTACAAACGGATAA